The Thermosynechococcus sp. genome has a segment encoding these proteins:
- the gyrA gene encoding DNA gyrase subunit A — protein sequence MSFAADSSRIIPTELREEISRSYLEYAMSVIVGRALPDARDGLKPVHRRILYAMHELGLTSDRPFRKCARVVGEVLGKYHPHGDSAVYDALVRMAQDFSMRHPLIEGHGNFGSIDNDPPAAMRYTECRLQALATEALLQDIEQETVDFVDNFDGSQQEPLVLPARIPQLLLNGTSGIAVGMATNIPPHNLGELVDGLVALIHNPEMSDRELMRYIPGPDFPTGGHILGQGGIEEAYTTGRGSITLRAVATIETLEASGRQPREAIIITELPYQTNKAALMEKIAELVNEKKIEGIADLRDESDRDGIRVVIELKRDAYPRVVLNNLYKQTPLQVNFGANMLAIVNGEPQLLTLKRSLEVFLRFREEAIARRTRYALRKAEERDHLLQGLLVALANLDAVIQLIRSASDTGLARQQLMQTYALSEAQADAILQMQLRRLTALEAEKIEQEHGELQRQIADYRDILAHRQRVLEIIEKEVTELKAKFATPRRSRIVQADGEISDTDLIANDKSVILVTQQGYIKRMPVDTFEAQSRDGRGRKGAEIKEDDAVEHFFSCNDHDRILFFSDRGLVYALPAYQIPSGSRHARGTPIVQLLPIPREEKITSVIAVQEFSEDEYLVMLTRKGFIKKTPLAAFSNIRTNGLIAISLEEGDQLRWVRRTREEDTIIIGSRQGMAIHFRASHDQLRPLGRATRGVKSMSLRPGDELVGMDILPAAIANRFATTPEDESAEIDDPEETVAHSEGPWVLVITTNGYGKRVPVQQFRLQNRAGMGITATKFKAKSNEDQLAALRIVNAEDELMIVTSRGIIIRQKVMDISSQSRSATGVRLQRLDEDDAIVTAAVLPPGSMEAAAD from the coding sequence ATGAGCTTTGCTGCTGATTCTTCTCGGATCATTCCCACTGAGTTACGGGAGGAAATTTCGCGCTCCTACCTTGAATATGCCATGAGCGTCATTGTTGGGCGTGCCCTTCCCGATGCCCGCGATGGTCTCAAACCCGTACACCGCCGTATTCTTTATGCAATGCACGAGTTGGGGCTGACCAGCGATCGCCCCTTTCGCAAATGTGCCCGTGTGGTGGGGGAAGTGCTAGGGAAATATCACCCCCACGGCGATTCGGCGGTCTATGATGCCCTGGTGCGGATGGCCCAGGACTTCTCCATGCGTCACCCCCTCATTGAGGGTCATGGCAACTTTGGCTCCATTGACAACGATCCACCGGCGGCGATGCGGTACACCGAGTGTCGGCTGCAAGCCCTGGCCACGGAAGCCCTGTTGCAGGACATTGAGCAGGAAACCGTTGACTTTGTGGATAACTTTGATGGCTCACAGCAGGAACCCCTGGTTTTACCGGCACGCATTCCCCAGCTGCTGCTCAATGGGACCTCCGGCATTGCCGTGGGTATGGCCACGAATATCCCGCCCCATAACTTGGGAGAACTGGTGGATGGGCTGGTGGCCTTAATCCATAACCCTGAGATGAGCGATCGCGAGCTAATGCGCTACATTCCGGGACCTGATTTTCCCACCGGGGGGCATATCCTCGGCCAAGGGGGGATTGAAGAGGCCTACACCACCGGTCGCGGTTCGATTACGCTGCGAGCCGTGGCCACGATTGAAACCCTTGAAGCGTCGGGTCGCCAACCCCGCGAGGCCATTATCATTACGGAGTTACCCTACCAAACCAACAAGGCAGCGCTGATGGAAAAAATTGCCGAGTTGGTCAACGAGAAAAAAATTGAGGGCATTGCCGATCTGCGCGACGAAAGTGATCGCGATGGGATTCGGGTGGTGATTGAGCTCAAGCGGGATGCCTACCCCCGCGTGGTGCTGAACAATCTTTACAAGCAAACGCCGCTACAGGTCAATTTTGGCGCCAATATGCTGGCGATCGTCAATGGCGAGCCACAACTGCTGACCCTCAAGCGCAGTTTAGAGGTGTTCCTTCGTTTCCGCGAAGAGGCGATCGCCCGCCGTACCCGCTATGCCCTGCGCAAGGCCGAAGAACGGGATCACCTGCTCCAAGGATTGCTGGTGGCCCTGGCCAATCTCGATGCCGTGATTCAACTCATTCGCAGCGCCAGTGACACTGGGCTTGCTCGCCAGCAATTGATGCAAACCTATGCCCTCAGTGAGGCCCAAGCCGATGCCATTTTACAGATGCAACTGCGGCGCCTCACCGCCCTAGAGGCGGAAAAAATTGAGCAGGAGCATGGGGAGCTGCAGCGGCAAATTGCCGATTACCGGGATATTTTGGCCCATCGGCAGCGGGTACTGGAGATTATTGAAAAAGAAGTCACAGAACTCAAGGCCAAGTTTGCCACGCCGCGGCGATCGCGAATTGTGCAAGCGGATGGGGAAATTAGCGACACCGATTTAATTGCCAACGATAAATCCGTCATTCTCGTTACCCAGCAGGGCTACATCAAACGGATGCCGGTGGATACCTTTGAAGCCCAAAGTCGCGATGGCCGGGGACGCAAAGGGGCAGAGATTAAGGAGGATGATGCCGTTGAGCACTTCTTTAGCTGTAATGATCACGATCGCATTCTTTTCTTTAGCGATCGCGGTTTAGTCTATGCCTTGCCCGCCTACCAAATTCCCAGTGGCTCCCGCCACGCCCGCGGCACCCCGATTGTCCAACTGCTACCCATTCCCCGCGAAGAAAAAATTACCTCCGTCATTGCTGTCCAAGAGTTTAGTGAAGATGAGTATCTCGTGATGCTCACCCGTAAGGGCTTCATTAAGAAAACACCCCTGGCGGCCTTTAGTAATATCCGCACCAATGGCCTGATTGCCATTTCCCTTGAAGAGGGAGATCAACTGCGGTGGGTGCGCCGTACCCGCGAAGAGGACACCATTATCATCGGCTCGCGCCAGGGCATGGCGATTCATTTTCGCGCCAGCCACGACCAACTGCGCCCCCTTGGCCGTGCCACCCGGGGGGTCAAATCCATGAGCCTGCGGCCGGGGGATGAGCTGGTGGGGATGGATATTCTGCCGGCGGCGATCGCCAACCGTTTTGCCACCACCCCTGAGGATGAGAGTGCCGAGATTGACGATCCTGAGGAAACAGTCGCTCACAGTGAAGGCCCTTGGGTACTGGTGATCACCACCAATGGCTACGGCAAGCGGGTACCGGTGCAACAGTTCCGGCTGCAAAACCGCGCTGGCATGGGCATTACCGCCACCAAGTTCAAAGCCAAAAGTAATGAGGATCAACTGGCGGCGCTGCGGATTGTCAATGCTGAGGATGAACTGATGATTGTCACCAGTCGCGGCATCATCATTCGCCAAAAGGTGATGGACATTTCCTCACAGTCGCGATCGGCCACGGGCGTCCGTCTGCAACGGCTAGATGAGGATGATGCAATTGTCACAGCAGCGGTCTTGCCCCCCGGTAGCATGGAGGCAGCGGCAGATTGA